Proteins found in one Populus alba chromosome 14, ASM523922v2, whole genome shotgun sequence genomic segment:
- the LOC118063426 gene encoding ent-kaurenoic acid oxidase 1-like isoform X3, producing MFGNPSVFVTTPEACRKVLSNDDAFKPGWPISTLKLVGRKSFIGISYEEHKRLRRLTSAPVNGHEALSIYIPYIEENVIAMLEKWTIMGKIEFLTQMRKLTFRIIMYIFLSSESEVVMEALEKDYTTLNYGVRAMAINLPGFAYYKALKARKRLVTIFQSIVDERRNLRKNGALNAKKKDMMDSLLGVEDENGRKLTDEEIIDVILMYLNAGHESSGHITTWATIFLQEHPEFLQKAKEEQEQIVKRRPPAQKGLSLKEVREMDYLSKVIDETLRLITFSLTVFREAKTDFNINGYIIPKGWKVLVWFRTIHLDPEIYPNPKKFNPSRWDNYTPKPGTFLPFGAGSRLCPGNDLAKLEISIFLHYFLLDYRLERENPKCRWMFLPHTRPTDNCMARIKKVSSTSV from the exons ATGTTCGGGAACCCAAGTGTATTCGTAACAACACCTGAAGCATGCAGAAAAGTATTAAGTAACGATGATGCATTTAAGCCTGGATGGCCAATTTCCACACTAAAGCTTGTCGGAAGGAAATCCTTCATTGGTATTTCTTACGAAGAGCACAAACGCCTTCGTCGCCTAACGTCCGCTCCTGTCAATGGTCACGAAGCATTGTCTATTTACATTCCATATATAGAAGAAAATGTGATAGCTATGTTGGAAAAATGGACCATAATGGGGAAGATCGAGTTCTTGACTCAAATGAGAAAACTTACCTTCAGAATAATCATGTATATATTTCTTAGCTCTGAGAGTGAGGTGGTCATGGAGGCTTTGGAAAAGGATTACACCACTCTTAATTATGGAGTCAGAGCCATGGCGATCAATCTTCCTGGATTTGCTTACTATAAAGCATTGAAG GCTCGTAAAAGACTTGTCACTATATTCCAATCTATAGTGGATGAGCGTAGAAATTTAAGGAAGAATGGTGCTCTTAACGCAAAGAAGAAAGATATGATGGACTCTCTGTTGGGTGTTGAAGATGAAAATGGTAGGAAATTGACTGATGAAGAAATCATAGATGTAATTTTGATGTACTTGAATGCAGGCCATGAATCCTCTGGCCATATCACAACATGGGCTACTATTTTCCTCCAGGAACATCCAGAATTTCTCCAAAAAGCTAAG GAAGAGCAAGAACAGATTGTAAAAAGAAGGCCGCCAGCACAAAAGGGATTGTCACTTAAGGAAGTTCGAGAAATGGATTATCTTTCCAAG GTGATTGATGAAACTCTTCGTTTGATCACATTCTCGCTTACTGTTTTTCGAGAAGCAAAAACAGATTTCAATATAAATG GATACATCATTCCAAAGGGTTGGAAAGTTCTAGTTTGGTTCAGGACAATTCATTTGGATCCAGAAATCTATCCAAATCCAAAGAAATTTAATCCTTCAAGATGGGAT AATTACACCCCCAAACCAGGGACTTTCCTTCCTTTCGGAGCTGGAAGCAGGCTGTGCCCTGGAAATGATCTTGCCAAGCTtgaaatatctatttttctgcattattttcttcttgattaTAG GCTCGAACGTGAAAATCCTAAATGTCGTTGGATGTTCCTCCCTCATACAAGACCAACAGACAATTGTATGGCTAGAATCAAGAAAGTTTCATCCACATCTGTATAA
- the LOC118063426 gene encoding ent-kaurenoic acid oxidase 1-like isoform X1, with amino-acid sequence MESGSIWVVLAVIFGGLGVGKWILKKVNWWLYEAELGEKQYSLPPGDLGWPFIGNMWSFHRAFKSSDPDSFMRTFINKYGHNGIYKAFMFGNPSVFVTTPEACRKVLSNDDAFKPGWPISTLKLVGRKSFIGISYEEHKRLRRLTSAPVNGHEALSIYIPYIEENVIAMLEKWTIMGKIEFLTQMRKLTFRIIMYIFLSSESEVVMEALEKDYTTLNYGVRAMAINLPGFAYYKALKARKRLVTIFQSIVDERRNLRKNGALNAKKKDMMDSLLGVEDENGRKLTDEEIIDVILMYLNAGHESSGHITTWATIFLQEHPEFLQKAKEEQEQIVKRRPPAQKGLSLKEVREMDYLSKVIDETLRLITFSLTVFREAKTDFNINGYIIPKGWKVLVWFRTIHLDPEIYPNPKKFNPSRWDVSQSALAVVTIYYILRITIYINILNCRITPPNQGLSFLSELEAGCALEMILPSLKYLFFCIIFFLIIGSNVKILNVVGCSSLIQDQQTIVWLESRKFHPHLYKKQERGHAFIDGYVVKSR; translated from the exons ATGGAGTCGGGATCCATCTGGGTGGTCCTAGCAGTCATATTTGGTGGATTAGGGGTTGGGAAATGGATTCTAAAGAAAGTGAATTGGTGGTTGTATGAAGCCGAATTGGGTGAAAAGCAGTACTCACTACCTCCAGGGGATTTGGGCTGGCCTTTCATTGGCAATATGTGGTCCTTTCACAGAGCTTTCAAATCCAGCGATCCTGATTCTTTCATGCGCACCTTCATCAACAA ATATGGACATAATGGAATCTACAAGGCCTTCATGTTCGGGAACCCAAGTGTATTCGTAACAACACCTGAAGCATGCAGAAAAGTATTAAGTAACGATGATGCATTTAAGCCTGGATGGCCAATTTCCACACTAAAGCTTGTCGGAAGGAAATCCTTCATTGGTATTTCTTACGAAGAGCACAAACGCCTTCGTCGCCTAACGTCCGCTCCTGTCAATGGTCACGAAGCATTGTCTATTTACATTCCATATATAGAAGAAAATGTGATAGCTATGTTGGAAAAATGGACCATAATGGGGAAGATCGAGTTCTTGACTCAAATGAGAAAACTTACCTTCAGAATAATCATGTATATATTTCTTAGCTCTGAGAGTGAGGTGGTCATGGAGGCTTTGGAAAAGGATTACACCACTCTTAATTATGGAGTCAGAGCCATGGCGATCAATCTTCCTGGATTTGCTTACTATAAAGCATTGAAG GCTCGTAAAAGACTTGTCACTATATTCCAATCTATAGTGGATGAGCGTAGAAATTTAAGGAAGAATGGTGCTCTTAACGCAAAGAAGAAAGATATGATGGACTCTCTGTTGGGTGTTGAAGATGAAAATGGTAGGAAATTGACTGATGAAGAAATCATAGATGTAATTTTGATGTACTTGAATGCAGGCCATGAATCCTCTGGCCATATCACAACATGGGCTACTATTTTCCTCCAGGAACATCCAGAATTTCTCCAAAAAGCTAAG GAAGAGCAAGAACAGATTGTAAAAAGAAGGCCGCCAGCACAAAAGGGATTGTCACTTAAGGAAGTTCGAGAAATGGATTATCTTTCCAAG GTGATTGATGAAACTCTTCGTTTGATCACATTCTCGCTTACTGTTTTTCGAGAAGCAAAAACAGATTTCAATATAAATG GATACATCATTCCAAAGGGTTGGAAAGTTCTAGTTTGGTTCAGGACAATTCATTTGGATCCAGAAATCTATCCAAATCCAAAGAAATTTAATCCTTCAAGATGGGATGTAAGTCAATCAGCTCTTGCAGTGGttactatatattatattttgcgGATCACCATATATATTAACATCCTTAATTGTAGAATTACACCCCCAAACCAGGGACTTTCCTTCCTTTCGGAGCTGGAAGCAGGCTGTGCCCTGGAAATGATCTTGCCAAGCTtgaaatatctatttttctgcattattttcttcttgattaTAG GCTCGAACGTGAAAATCCTAAATGTCGTTGGATGTTCCTCCCTCATACAAGACCAACAGACAATTGTATGGCTAGAATCAAGAAAGTTTCATCCACATCTGTATAAGAAGCAAGAGAGAGGGCATGCATTTATAGATGGATACGTTGTTAAAAGTAGATAA
- the LOC118063426 gene encoding ent-kaurenoic acid oxidase 1-like isoform X2, which translates to MESGSIWVVLAVIFGGLGVGKWILKKVNWWLYEAELGEKQYSLPPGDLGWPFIGNMWSFHRAFKSSDPDSFMRTFINKYGHNGIYKAFMFGNPSVFVTTPEACRKVLSNDDAFKPGWPISTLKLVGRKSFIGISYEEHKRLRRLTSAPVNGHEALSIYIPYIEENVIAMLEKWTIMGKIEFLTQMRKLTFRIIMYIFLSSESEVVMEALEKDYTTLNYGVRAMAINLPGFAYYKALKARKRLVTIFQSIVDERRNLRKNGALNAKKKDMMDSLLGVEDENGRKLTDEEIIDVILMYLNAGHESSGHITTWATIFLQEHPEFLQKAKEEQEQIVKRRPPAQKGLSLKEVREMDYLSKVIDETLRLITFSLTVFREAKTDFNINGYIIPKGWKVLVWFRTIHLDPEIYPNPKKFNPSRWDNYTPKPGTFLPFGAGSRLCPGNDLAKLEISIFLHYFLLDYRLERENPKCRWMFLPHTRPTDNCMARIKKVSSTSV; encoded by the exons ATGGAGTCGGGATCCATCTGGGTGGTCCTAGCAGTCATATTTGGTGGATTAGGGGTTGGGAAATGGATTCTAAAGAAAGTGAATTGGTGGTTGTATGAAGCCGAATTGGGTGAAAAGCAGTACTCACTACCTCCAGGGGATTTGGGCTGGCCTTTCATTGGCAATATGTGGTCCTTTCACAGAGCTTTCAAATCCAGCGATCCTGATTCTTTCATGCGCACCTTCATCAACAA ATATGGACATAATGGAATCTACAAGGCCTTCATGTTCGGGAACCCAAGTGTATTCGTAACAACACCTGAAGCATGCAGAAAAGTATTAAGTAACGATGATGCATTTAAGCCTGGATGGCCAATTTCCACACTAAAGCTTGTCGGAAGGAAATCCTTCATTGGTATTTCTTACGAAGAGCACAAACGCCTTCGTCGCCTAACGTCCGCTCCTGTCAATGGTCACGAAGCATTGTCTATTTACATTCCATATATAGAAGAAAATGTGATAGCTATGTTGGAAAAATGGACCATAATGGGGAAGATCGAGTTCTTGACTCAAATGAGAAAACTTACCTTCAGAATAATCATGTATATATTTCTTAGCTCTGAGAGTGAGGTGGTCATGGAGGCTTTGGAAAAGGATTACACCACTCTTAATTATGGAGTCAGAGCCATGGCGATCAATCTTCCTGGATTTGCTTACTATAAAGCATTGAAG GCTCGTAAAAGACTTGTCACTATATTCCAATCTATAGTGGATGAGCGTAGAAATTTAAGGAAGAATGGTGCTCTTAACGCAAAGAAGAAAGATATGATGGACTCTCTGTTGGGTGTTGAAGATGAAAATGGTAGGAAATTGACTGATGAAGAAATCATAGATGTAATTTTGATGTACTTGAATGCAGGCCATGAATCCTCTGGCCATATCACAACATGGGCTACTATTTTCCTCCAGGAACATCCAGAATTTCTCCAAAAAGCTAAG GAAGAGCAAGAACAGATTGTAAAAAGAAGGCCGCCAGCACAAAAGGGATTGTCACTTAAGGAAGTTCGAGAAATGGATTATCTTTCCAAG GTGATTGATGAAACTCTTCGTTTGATCACATTCTCGCTTACTGTTTTTCGAGAAGCAAAAACAGATTTCAATATAAATG GATACATCATTCCAAAGGGTTGGAAAGTTCTAGTTTGGTTCAGGACAATTCATTTGGATCCAGAAATCTATCCAAATCCAAAGAAATTTAATCCTTCAAGATGGGAT AATTACACCCCCAAACCAGGGACTTTCCTTCCTTTCGGAGCTGGAAGCAGGCTGTGCCCTGGAAATGATCTTGCCAAGCTtgaaatatctatttttctgcattattttcttcttgattaTAG GCTCGAACGTGAAAATCCTAAATGTCGTTGGATGTTCCTCCCTCATACAAGACCAACAGACAATTGTATGGCTAGAATCAAGAAAGTTTCATCCACATCTGTATAA
- the LOC118063428 gene encoding ent-kaurenoic acid oxidase 1-like produces the protein MESGSIWVVLAVIFGGLGVGKWILKKVNWWLYEAQLGEKQYSLPPGDLGWPFIGNMWSFLKAFKSSDPDSFMRTFINKYGHTGIYKAFMFGNPSVFVTTPEACRRVLNNDDAFKPGWPIATMKLVGRKSFVGISYEEHKQLRRLTSAPVNGHEALSAYIPYIEENVIAMLEKWTTMGRIEFLTQVRKLTFKIIMYIFLSSESEVVMEVLEKDYTTLNYGVRAMAINIPGFAYYEAFKARKRLVDAFQSILDKRRNLRKNGDINAKKKDMMDSLLGVEDENGRKLTDEEIIDVILMYLNAGHESSGHITTWAAIFLQEHPEFLQKAKEEQEQIVKRRPPAQKGLSLKEVREMDYLSKVIDETLRLITFSLAVFREAKTDFNINGYIIPKGWKVLVWFRTVHLDPEIYPNPKEFNPSRWDNYTPKAGTFLPFGAGSRLCPGNDLAKLEISIFLHYFLLDYRLERENPECGWMFLPHTRPKDNCLARIKKVSSTSV, from the exons ATGGAGTCGGGATCTATCTGGGTGGTCCTGGCAGTCATATTTGGTGGATTAGGGGTTGGGAAATGGATTCTAAAGAAAGTGAATTGGTGGTTGTATGAAGCTCAACTGGGTGAAAAGCAGTACTCACTACCTCCAGGGGATTTGGGCTGGCCTTTCATTGGCAATATGTGGTCCTTTCTCAAAGCTTTCAAATCCAGCGATCCTGATTCTTTCATGCGCACCTTCATCAATAA ATATGGACATACTGGAATTTACAAGGCCTTCATGTTCGGGAACCCGAGTGTATTCGTAACAACACCTGAAGCATGCAGAAGAGTATTAAATAACGATGATGCATTTAAGCCTGGATGGCCAATTGCCACAATGAAGCTTGTTGGAAGGAAATCCTTCGTTGGTATTTCTTACGAAGAGCATAAGCAACTTCGCCGCCTGACCTCCGCTCCTGTCAACGGTCACGAAGCATTGTCCGCTTATATTCCATATATAGAAGAAAATGTGATAGCTATGTTGGAAAAATGGACCACAATGGGGAGGATCGAGTTCTTGACTCAAGTGAGAAAACTTACCTTCAAAATAATCATGTATATATTTCTTAGCTCTGAGAGTGAGGTGGTGATGGAGGTTTTGGAGAAGGATTACACCACTCTTAATTATGGAGTCAGAGCCATGGCTATCAATATTCCTGGATTCGCTTACTATGAAGCATTCAAG GCCCGCAAAAGACTTGTTGATGCATTCCAATCTATACTGGATAAGCGTAGAAATTTAAGGAAGAACGGTGATATTAACGCAAAGAAGAAAGACATGATGGACTCTCTTTTGGGTGTTGAAGATGAAAATGGTAGGAAATTGACTGATGAAGAAATCATAGATGTAATTTTGATGTACCTGAATGCAGGCCATGAATCCTCTGGCCATATCACGACATGGGCTGCTATTTTCCTCCAGGAACATCCAGAATTTCTCCAAAAAGCTAAG gaAGAGCAAGAACAGATTGTAAAAAGGAGGCCGCCAGCACAAAAGGGATTGTCACTTAAGGAAGTTCGAGAAATGGATTATCTTTCCAAG GTGATTGATGAAACTCTTCGTTTGATCACATTCTCGCTTGCTGTTTTTCGAGAAGCAAAAACAGATTTCAATATAAACG GATACATCATTCCAAAGGGTTGGAAAGTTCTTGTTTGGTTTAGGACAGTTCATTTGGATCCAGAAATCTATCCAAATCCAAAGGAATTTAATCCTTCACGATGGGAT AATTACACCCCCAAAGCAGGGACTTTCCTCCCTTTCGGAGCTGGAAGCAGGCTGTGCCCTGGAAATGATCTTGCCAAGCTtgaaatatctatttttctgCATTATTTTCTACTTGATTATAG GCTCGAACGTGAAAATCCTGAATGTGGCTGGATGTTCCTCCCTCATACAAGACCAAAAGACAATTGTCTGGCCAGAATCAAGAAAGTTTCATCCACTTCTGTATAA